GCACCACGACGATGCGGCTCGGGGAGAGGTTGGCGAAGACGATCCCCGGCTCCAGGTAGTACGCGTTGCCCGAGGCGCACGCGATGAGCCGCCCGTCCGGCGACCAGCGGCACAGGGCCGGCGCGGGGATGGTGGCGAGCAGCCGTTCCCGGCGCTGGTTCGCCCACAGGAACAGCGAATCGGACACCACGTAGGCGATGGTCTTGCCGTCGGGGGACCACTCCGCCGAGACGACCGGGGCGCCGGCCGGCGCGGGGATCTCGGGCCGCGCGTCACCGCCGGACGACGGCGCGCTGAACACGCCGCCGCGGGCCAAGAAGAGGATGCGCGTGCCGTCGGCCGACCAGTAGGGCTCCCACTCGACCTCGCTGCTGTCGCCGGTGAGCGGGATCGGCCGGCCGCCGGCGACCTGGCGCACGAAGATCTTGAGCGCCACCGAGGTGCCCGCCGCGTAGGCGACCGAGCGCCCGTCCGGCGAAAGCGCCGGCATGATCTCGAGCCCGCGGTCGTACGTGACCTTCGTCGCCCGACCGAAGCCGGCGATGGGTGGCCCGCCGCGGCGGGTGAGGGCCACGCCGAGGACGAGGCCGGCCGCCAGCAGGCCGACGCCGGCGGCGACCACCGTCCAGCGGCGACCGGGTCGCGGCGCCGCCGTCGCCCGACGGGTGGCACGGGTGCCCGTGCCTCCCGCCGCGAGCGCGGCCGCGAACTCGGCGGCCGTGGCGAACCGGTCGGCCGGCAGCTTCTCGAGCGCCGTGAAGACCGCGTCCTCCACGTGCGCCGGCACCCGGTCCCGCCGCGCCACGATCGGCCCCGGCTTCTCCGTCATCACCTTCGCCACCACCGCCTGCGCCGTCGGCCCCGTGAACGGCGGCTCCCCCAGCAGCATCTCGTACAGCACGCAGCCCAGCGCGTACACGTCGGCCTTCGGCGTGATCTCGCGCTCGCCCATCGCCTGCTCGGGACTCATGTAGTGCGGCGTCCCGAGGCTCATCCCCGTCTCCGTCATCCGCGTGCCGCCGTCCGAGCGGCTCACCGCCAGCGCGATGCCGAAGTCCGCGACCAGCGCCTGTCCCTCCGCGAGCAGGATGTTCTCCGGCTTGATGTCCCGGTGCACCACCCCGTGCCGGTGCGCGTAGTCCAGGGCGCCCGCCACCTCCGTCGCATACCGCACCGCTTCGTCCACCGGCAGCTGCTTCTCGCGCGTCAGCCGGTCGCGCAGGCTCTCGCCCTCGACGTAGGGCATCACGTAGTAGAGGAACGAGTCCGCCGCGCCCGAGTCGAACAGCGGCAGGATGTGCGGGTGCTGGAGGTTCGCGGTCGTCCTGATCTCGGCGAGGAAGCGCTCGGCCCCGATCACCGCCGCCAGCTCGGCGCGCAGCACCTTGAGCGCGACCGGCCGGTCGTGCCGAAGGTCGTGGGCCAGATAGACGGTCGCCATGCCGCCCTGGCCCAGCTCCCGCTCGATGCGGTAGCGGTCGGCGAGCGCGGCCGACAGGCGTCCCGTGGCCTCGCTCACGCGGCGCGAACCTCCGCCGCCGTCGCCGGCGCCGGCACGTCAGAAACCTCCCAGCTTCGTGATGCGGCCGTGCGGCCCCACCATCCACCCCGCGCGCGGCGACGCGAAGGCCACCGACCAGTAGGCGTTGCCGTCGATGGGGGTCCACGTCGCGCCGTCGTCCTGCGAATACGCCGAGCCCCCGGGACCCACGGCGACCACCGTCGGCCGCGGCGCTCCGGGCACGTAGGCGGCGCCGTACACGCCGGCCCGAAACGGCGGAGGCCCGCCGCGCGCCCAGGTGCGCCCGCCGTCGTGCGTCGCCGCCGCGGCCACCGTGGAGTCGAAACCGGCGACGATGCCGTCGGCGCGGTCGCGGAAGGTCACCGAGGTGATGCCCGTGATCGGGACTGTGTCCGCGGTCCAGGTTGCTCCGTAGTCACGGGTGTGCAGCAGCAGCGAGCTCGGCGTGCCGACGGCGATCCACGCCTCGCCGCCTGCGCGGGTGACGACGCAGGTCCCGCTCGCGGCGAAACTGCCTTCGCCCGCCACGGCCGGCGGCAGGCGCTCGGGCGGGATGCGGGTCCAATGATCGCCGCCGTCGTCGGTCGCGAGCGCCACGGTCCGGCCGTCC
This portion of the Gemmatimonadales bacterium genome encodes:
- a CDS encoding protein kinase, producing the protein MSEATGRLSAALADRYRIERELGQGGMATVYLAHDLRHDRPVALKVLRAELAAVIGAERFLAEIRTTANLQHPHILPLFDSGAADSFLYYVMPYVEGESLRDRLTREKQLPVDEAVRYATEVAGALDYAHRHGVVHRDIKPENILLAEGQALVADFGIALAVSRSDGGTRMTETGMSLGTPHYMSPEQAMGEREITPKADVYALGCVLYEMLLGEPPFTGPTAQAVVAKVMTEKPGPIVARRDRVPAHVEDAVFTALEKLPADRFATAAEFAAALAAGGTGTRATRRATAAPRPGRRWTVVAAGVGLLAAGLVLGVALTRRGGPPIAGFGRATKVTYDRGLEIMPALSPDGRSVAYAAGTSVALKIFVRQVAGGRPIPLTGDSSEVEWEPYWSADGTRILFLARGGVFSAPSSGGDARPEIPAPAGAPVVSAEWSPDGKTIAYVVSDSLFLWANQRRERLLATIPAPALCRWSPDGRLIACASGNAYYLEPGIVFANLSPSRIVVV